A stretch of the Spirochaetota bacterium genome encodes the following:
- a CDS encoding M48 family metallopeptidase, with protein sequence MIKIKKILSKRKTICLQINSDLEILLKVPYNISEKECNNFIEKNREWIYKKLEVLKEKKKKWKKIDFKEGEKIPYLGNFYVFKFISDSKKSIYLNKELLTIYINSKLYPKIKYYFIKFSKMKLKEIVENYVLEYSKKFSVKFNSIKITSSKTRWGSCTSNGNLNFSFRLIFVPDFVIRYIVVHELVHLKIKNHKRKFWDEVGKLFPQYKDSKKWLKENSFIIEII encoded by the coding sequence ATGATAAAAATAAAAAAAATTTTATCAAAAAGAAAAACAATATGTTTACAAATAAATTCAGATCTTGAAATATTACTTAAAGTTCCATATAATATTTCAGAAAAAGAATGTAATAATTTTATTGAAAAAAATAGAGAATGGATTTATAAAAAATTAGAAGTTCTTAAAGAAAAGAAAAAAAAATGGAAAAAAATTGATTTTAAAGAGGGTGAAAAGATTCCTTATTTGGGGAATTTTTATGTTTTTAAATTTATTTCAGATTCTAAAAAATCTATTTATTTAAATAAAGAATTACTAACTATATATATAAATTCTAAATTGTATCCTAAAATAAAATACTATTTTATAAAGTTTAGTAAAATGAAACTTAAAGAAATAGTGGAAAATTATGTTTTAGAATATTCTAAAAAGTTTAGTGTTAAATTTAATTCAATTAAAATTACCTCTTCTAAAACAAGATGGGGATCATGTACATCAAATGGAAATTTAAATTTTTCATTTAGACTTATTTTTGTTCCAGATTTTGTTATTAGATATATTGTTGTCCATGAGTTAGTTCATTTAAAAATCAAAAATCATAAAAGAAAATTTTGGGATGAGGTTGGAAAACTATTTCCTCAATATAAAGATAGCAAAAAGTGGTTAAAAGAAAATTCATTTATAATTGAAATTATTTAA
- a CDS encoding Pr6Pr family membrane protein, producing the protein MQKINFNKIDFYLFLIILFLIASLFSIITQYYFSVIQKSFILKKESFIFSNIKFFFYFTIQTNILIIFVYLRSLYEIIKTKKGESYSKCYHRKNFSFYSTAVCVYIIIVAFVYNIFLRKLWNTFGLQRIVDNFLHIINPIFYIFYWVFFIEKNKYLIIIKYYIFIIKIILKWLNYPLLYLFIILISGYFLKSFPYPFLNFYKIGILKVLLNIFYLFLFFIFLSILIIFISSFLQKIYIKFNTIKKDINKISNENK; encoded by the coding sequence ATGCAAAAAATAAATTTTAATAAAATTGATTTTTATTTGTTTTTAATTATTTTATTTTTAATTGCTTCACTATTTTCAATAATTACGCAATACTATTTTTCTGTTATTCAAAAGAGTTTTATTCTAAAAAAAGAAAGTTTCATTTTTTCAAACATAAAATTCTTTTTTTATTTTACTATTCAAACAAATATTTTAATAATATTTGTTTATTTGAGAAGCTTATATGAAATTATTAAGACAAAAAAAGGAGAGAGTTATTCAAAATGTTATCATAGAAAAAATTTTTCATTTTATTCAACAGCTGTTTGTGTTTACATTATTATTGTTGCTTTTGTCTATAATATTTTTTTAAGAAAGTTATGGAATACATTTGGTTTACAGAGAATTGTTGATAATTTTTTGCATATAATTAATCCAATTTTTTATATATTTTATTGGGTATTTTTTATAGAAAAAAATAAATATTTAATTATTATAAAATATTATATATTTATTATAAAAATAATATTAAAATGGTTAAATTATCCTTTATTATACCTTTTTATTATTTTAATAAGTGGTTATTTTTTAAAAAGTTTCCCATATCCATTCTTAAATTTTTACAAAATTGGTATTCTAAAAGTTTTATTAAATATATTTTATCTTTTTCTCTTTTTTATTTTTCTTTCAATTTTAATTATTTTTATTTCTAGTTTTTTACAAAAAATTTATATTAAATTTAATACAATTAAAAAAGATATAAATAAGATAAGTAATGAAAATAAATAG
- a CDS encoding biotin--[acetyl-CoA-carboxylase] ligase gives MNKKGFFNNIIYIESIDSTNSELLEKEYPDRTVLYTFNQTAGRGRFERKWINLKDKALAFSILIKNLNNFELSKTFYITSILAISCIDTIKDIFNNKKKLNIWIKWPNDIYINNKKLAGILTETKVINENSYKITSGIGININLDSNDIKQIEGSPTSLFIETGILTEIQGFTIKLLEKLNSNIAIFLENDNSLNYNLIKDKWKEYSQLIGKNIIFKLNENNKLIEAKVIDIDDIGHIVLKIKNNKLIFSDSDIKIIF, from the coding sequence ATGAATAAAAAAGGCTTTTTTAATAATATTATTTATATTGAATCTATTGATTCTACTAACTCTGAATTACTTGAAAAAGAATATCCTGATAGAACTGTTCTATATACATTTAATCAGACAGCTGGAAGAGGTAGATTTGAAAGAAAATGGATAAATTTAAAAGATAAAGCTTTAGCTTTTTCAATTTTAATAAAAAATCTAAATAATTTTGAATTAAGTAAAACTTTTTATATAACATCAATACTTGCTATATCATGCATTGATACAATCAAAGATATTTTTAATAATAAGAAAAAATTAAATATATGGATAAAATGGCCAAATGATATTTATATTAACAATAAAAAGCTTGCTGGAATTTTAACAGAAACAAAAGTCATAAATGAAAATTCTTATAAAATTACGAGTGGTATAGGAATAAATATAAATTTAGATTCAAATGATATTAAACAAATAGAAGGTTCCCCTACTTCGCTTTTTATAGAAACTGGAATTTTAACTGAAATTCAGGGATTTACAATTAAACTTTTAGAAAAACTAAATAGTAATATTGCTATATTTTTAGAAAATGACAATAGTTTAAATTATAATCTAATAAAAGATAAATGGAAAGAATATAGTCAATTGATTGGAAAAAATATTATCTTCAAATTAAATGAAAATAATAAATTAATTGAGGCAAAAGTCATAGATATAGATGACATCGGTCATATCGTATTAAAAATTAAAAACAATAAATTAATTTTTTCTGATTCAGATATTAAGATAATTTTTTAG